The following coding sequences are from one Humulus lupulus chromosome X, drHumLupu1.1, whole genome shotgun sequence window:
- the LOC133804864 gene encoding uncharacterized protein LOC133804864, with amino-acid sequence MGSLMSGWDSPVFASKSGTNKRNRNRSLTKEDIEAFWRTKNKTVEEHLKDLSDAKQHQKIEKFEEDDSGKEFHHQVRSRSVSLDNLKVDVDSDQTSIENIIKKHGWWTKSNWAFLNEPPASEDAPNTYVSQFHVARVAPSH; translated from the exons ATGGGTTCACTAATGTCAGGTTGGGACTCACCCGTTTTCGCTTCTAAATCAG GTACAAATAAGCGAAATAGGAATCGGTCACTCACTAAAGAGGATATTGAAGCTTTTTGGAGAACAAAGAATAAAACAGTGGAAGAACATCTTAAAGACCTCTCAGACGCGAAACAACACCAG AAAATTGAAAAATTTGAGGAAGACGACTCTGGAAAAGAGTTTCATCATCAGGTGAGATCAAGATCTGTGTCTCTAGACAACCTAAAGGTGGACGTGGATAGTGATCAGACAAGCATTGAAAATATCATCAAGAAACATGGCTG GTGGACTAAAAGTAATTGGGCATTTCTGAACGAACCACCGGCATCTGAAGACGCTCCCAACACCTACGTGTCACAGTTCCACGTGGCTAGGGTAGCCCCCTCCCATTAA
- the LOC133804175 gene encoding uncharacterized protein LOC133804175 translates to MGSLMSGWDSPIFASKSGNNNYKRNKSLTKEEIEAYWRLKQKTVEEHLQHITSLSDTNKQDQEISKVDDEEKYCGKMYQRSRSLPLDNRKESGDETSIENLIKKNGWWTKSNWAFLNEPPIAEAASNTYVSQFHVASLAPSKSQSRHGIATN, encoded by the exons ATGGGTTCTCTTATGTCCGGATGGGACTCACCCATTTTCGCATCAAAATCAG GTAATAACAATTATAAGCGAAATAAGTCACTTACCAAAGAGGAGATTGAAGCTTATTGGAGATTAAAGCAGAAAACAGTTGAAGAACATCTTCAACACATTACTAGCCTCTCAGACACCAACAAACAAGATCAG GAAATTAGTAAAGTTGATGATGAGGAGAAATACTGTGGTAAAATGTATCAGAGATCAAGATCTTTACCTCTAGACAATAGAAAGGAGAGTGGTGATGAGACAAGCATTGAAAATCTTATCAAGAAAAACGGCtg GTGGACTAAGAGTAACTGGGCCTTCCTTAATGAGCCACCCATAGCTGAAGCTGCTTCCAACACCTATGTATCACAGTTCCATGTGGCTAGTTTGGCTCCCTCTAAATCACAGTCTCGTCATGGAATCGCAACTAACTAA